A part of Onthophagus taurus isolate NC chromosome 7, IU_Otau_3.0, whole genome shotgun sequence genomic DNA contains:
- the LOC111422898 gene encoding rho guanine nucleotide exchange factor 18 isoform X2 has protein sequence MLPVSFLQNVPDFLQIHRSLFYKSYRKSTNIFRDECGQSGGEPDSDEDVITDYHLDMLPRPGPLPTISVTPHSPANKTYPVLEDSLQYVREIHETVQRMRDATVQSNPYQSHHTKDFASALNPLLAQVARLSASCPVLNEAVPELEVLGGSLGSSPLHQLPSRKGSGTQDFLCQPDPQRRRSWTALEDLTGAKDKIKPGRQRSISLSSMESEADESSLIDNVDGRARLLGTDPVIVGRRARTERNGGASTHSLNEADLQNDFNKIKAKREAEQLRLLPARLPLQKSVSTPSIIAVRDLAPEPTLSGAQPTLPMGRPSGTESETEEEGSRIGRVRYDGHPIAHLHHVDYNHSEKRRKRGSLFFRKKKDKSKKLISHQWVSGCYSSSNNCDWCSKPLSNKPALYCENCNTTVHQNTCKDNIVDCNKPKNSKNAPKMTSFGVQLPNSKQIIAKRGSGSLPTSQTSSNRRSQLCYSPWRRVATKLGVNQILSDEKETDHGHHDTTVFADDVPLIQLEFLSDTPLTAADLCTDYSLGLHESEPDSWTPHVGKEIAKKLKEKEVKRQEHIYEFILTEKHHCMTLLVMQKVFVEGLNKYFQLGANLERMFPRLNDLIEMHLALLSRLRHRQRESPIVSTIADILLEVFSDHHAYKLKSAYGEFCSRHRDAVELYKYYFHNDARFSQFVKHCQTNPLLKKKGIPECILFVTQRLTKYPLLIEPLIKTSKDNKEEQESLQKALGLVKEILIEVDSQVAEKEKEDRKIEIYNKIDAKSYTVHRGLKFKKSDILQGNRSLKFEGVAMLMQGRGKMQVVLVIVLSDVLFFLQENSQKYSFFTPDNKAGVVSLQKLLVREKAGQESRGIYLISSNPADPEMFELKVHKPKDKQIWISAIRAAVQSCPEDEEESIALSSEEKMLSAKQNQIKHLVDDESDIKGLLRQKDVEQALLLEEKMALQLRLLEIAGLEPPSPPSYRHLVSETADTSQMWKEVLTAVQEVSQLASSLYTTGTNLSRSVSSAGEHHSETYVSPILPKRAETFGGFDNPQAPIKLLGKKLNSSSGTPAGTPDLENLRPGDSKLFERLPYRNCVISTPPLTNGGVPSSDQHLAAPDIPALLSLGREQQYAAVQLSHYVYNLLCIISQLMTTNECLQAQISTMRGGGDSKYKHNQQLEELRNLQDKLTAEKAAWNAARDQEARELEEKKSELAKLQEQIRAEQSDIAQQREQLYRKMEILTSQGLLISPNVALPVASQVDDSSNQSSEESSPQSDSAFVTTTSSASSTTSHSTAERRKDSKWSKGSTSSSKSQLPINLISTTNQQKVSQVPIKQQIPLKLASRLSTGSTSSSASSIGPQQMLPLKLSQEEKVRRTSSGYQRLGSDSFSPTSGETTPTTIYSHSRTGSSPAMMQASPPGSQTLPTTSSVHNTSPSTGGRASRTHTYPKIPEKFKVRSEQPPPTDEEVIYF, from the exons ATGCTTCCCGTATCTTTCCTTCAAAATGTACCGGATTTTCTCCAGATACATCGTTCACTATTTTACAAATCATACCGAAAATCCACTAACATATTCCGAG ATGAGTGCGGACAAAGTGGTGGAGAACCGGACAGTGACGAAGACGTCATCACGGATTACCACCTGGACATGTTGCCCAGGCCAGGACCACTTCCTACCATAAGCGTTACACCACATTCACCGGCAAACAAAACTTATCCGGTGCTGGAAGACAGTTTACAATATGTCAGGGAAATACATGAAACGGTTCAACGTATGCGAGATGCAACAGTACAga GCAATCCATATCAGTCTCATCACACAAAAGACTTTGCGAGCGCCTTAAATCCGCTACTGGCACAAGTTGCGAGATTGAGCGCGAGTTGTCCCGTTCTTAATGAAGCCGTTCCCGAATTGGAAGTGCTCGGGGGTTCTTTAGGATCGTCACCACTTCACCAGTTACCCAGTCGAAAGGGAAGCG GCACTCAAGACTTTTTATGTCAACCTGATCCTCAAAGAAGACGATCATGGACTGCTCTCGAAGATCTTACCGGAGCCAAAGACAAAATCAAACCTGGCAGGCAGCGGag TATATCATTGAGCAGTATGGAATCGGAAGCGGACGAATCTTCACTTATAGATAATGTGGATGGAAGAGCCCGTTTATTAGGAACTGATCCCGTTATTGTTGGTAGAAGAGCAAGAACTGAGCGAAATGGTGGAGCTAGTACACATTCATTAAATGAAGCAGATTTACaa AATgacttcaataaaattaaagcaaaacgTGAGGCTGAACAACTTAGATTGTTACCGGCTAGATTACCGCTGCAAAAATCTGTTTCAACACCATCAATCATCGCCGTTAGAGATTTGGCCCCGGAGCCAACACTCAGTGGAGCGCAACCTACACTTCCGAT GGGCCGTCCTAGCGGAACGGAGAGTGAAACGGAAGAAGAGGGCAGTAGGATCGGTCGCGTACGTTACGACGGCCACCCAATCGCGCATCTTCACCA tgtgGATTACAATCATTCTGAGAAGAGACGGAAACGTGGTAGTTTATTCTTTAGAAAAAAGAAG gataaaagcaaaaaattaatttcccaTCAGTGGGTGTCCGGATGCTACAGTTCTTCTAATAATTGTGATTGGTGCAGTAAACCACTAAGCAATAAACCTGCGCTTTATTGTGAAA ATTGTAACACAACCGTTCATCAAAATACTTGTAAGGACAATATAGTTGATTgcaataaaccaaaaaattccaag aATGCTCCTAAAATGACTAGTTTTGGTGTCCAATTGCCGaattcaaaacaaataattgccaaaagAGGTTCTGGATCACTTCCAACAAGCCAAACCAGCTCAAACAg GAGGAGTCAGCTGTGCTACTCGCCTTGGCGCAGGGTCGCCACCAAACTGGGAGTTAA CCAAATTCTTTCGGACGAAAAAGAAACCGATCATGGTCATCACGACACTACAGT ttttgcGGATGATGTTCCTTTAATACaattagaatttttatctGATACTCCATTGACTGCAGCAGATTTGTGCACTGATTATAGTTTAGGATTACACGAGAGCGAACCTGATTCTTGGACGCCACACGTCGGCAAAGAAATCGCTAAAAaacttaaagaaaaagaagttaaaagaCAAGAACatatttatgaatttattttgactGAAAAACATCACTGCATGACATTACTGGTGATGCAAAAAGTTTTCGTTGaaggtttaaataaatacttcCAATTAGGTGCAAATCTAGAACGTATGTTCCCGAgattaaacgatttaattgAGATGCATTTAGCGTTATTATCAAGATTACGTCATAGACAAAGAGAATCTCCAATAGTTTCAACCATAGCTGATATTTTACTTGAAGTTTTTTCTGATCACCATGcttataaactaaaatcaGCGTATGGAGAGTTTTGTAGTAGACATAGAGATGCTGTTGAGTtatacaaatattattttcataacgATGCGAGATTTTCACAATTTGTAAAACATTGTCAAACAAAtcctttgttaaaaaagaaggGAATCCCTGAATGTATATTATTTGTTACACAACGTTTAACAAAATACCCTTTATTAATCGAacctttaattaaaacaagtaAAGATAATAAAGAAGAACAAGAATCTTTACAAAAAGCTTTGGGTTTagttaaagaaattttgatcGAAGTTGATTCTCAAGTGGcggagaaagaaaaagaagacagaaaaattgaaatttataacaaaattgatGCAAAATCGTATACAGTTCatagaggtttgaaatttaaaaaatccgaTATTTTACAAGGAAACAGATCGTTAAAATTCGAAGGCGTTGCTATGTTAATGCAAGGAAGAGGAAAAATGCAAGTAGTTTTAGTAATTGTTCTTTCTGATGTTTTATTCTTCTTACAAGAGAATTCACAAAAGTATAGTTTTTTTACGCCCGATAACAAAGCTGGAGTAGtttctttacaaaaattattagtgCGTGAAAAAGCCGGACAAGAATCAAGAGGGATTTATTTGATTTCATCGAATCCTGCTGATCCAGAAATGTTTGAACTAAAAGTTCATAAACCTAAGGATAAACAAATTTGGATATCAGCTATAAg AGCTGCTGTTCAAAGTTGTCCAGAAGACGAAGAAGAATCAATCGCTTTGAGTTCTGAGGAGAAAATGTTGAGCGccaaacaaaatcaaattaaacatttaGTCG ATGACGAATCGgatattaaag GTTTATTAAGACAAAAAGACGTCGAACAAGCTCTCctattagaagaaaaaatggcTCTCCAACTTCGTCTTTTAGAAATTGCAGGATTAGAGCCCCCATCGCCACCATCTTATCGTCATTTAGTTAGCGAGACTGCTGATACTAGTCAAATGTGGAAAGAAGTGCTGACAGCGGTTCAG gAAGTCAGTCAATTGGCTAGTAGCCTTTACACAACCGGtacaaatttatcaagaagTGTAAGTTCAGCGGGAGAACATCACAGTGAAACTTACGTTTCACCAATTCTTCCTAAAAGAGCCGAAACTTTCGGTGGTTTTGACAATCCTCAAGCACCCATTAAATTGTTagggaaaaaattaaattcttcaaGTGGAACTCCAGCTGGAACACCGGACTTGGAGAACCTGCGCCCAGGTGATAGTAAATTATTTGAACGTCTCCCCTACAGAAACTGTGTTATTTCAACTCCACCTTTAACAAACGGTGGTGTTCCTAGTTCAGATCAACATTTAGCAGCTCCCGATATTCCTGCATTGTTGTCATTAGGAAGAGAACAACAGTACGCCGCTGTTCAATTATCAcattatgtttataatttattatgtattatttcACAACTAATGACTACAAATGAATGTTTACAAGCTCAAATTTCCACAATGAGAGGTGGGGGTGATTCAAAATATAAACACAATCAACAATTGGAGGAGTTAAGAAATCTACAAGATAAATTAACAGCGGAAAAAGCAGCTTGGAACGCAGCTAGAGATCAAGAAGCAAGAGAATTAGAAGAGAAAAAAAGCGAATTAGCTAAGTTGCAAGAACAAATTCGTGCTGAACAATCGGATATAGCACAACAACGCGAACAACTCTATcgaaaaatggaaattttaacCAGTCAAGGTCTTTTAATTTCGCCAAACGTAGCTTTACCGGTTGCGAGTCAAGTTGATGATAGCAGCAATCAAAGTTCTGAAGAAAGTAGTCCTCAATCGGATAGCGCTTTTGTGACTACGACATCCAGCGCGAGTAGCACAACCTCTCATTCTACTGCAGAACGAAGAAAAGATAGTAAATGGTCAAAAGGATCGACCAGTTCATCAAAATCTCAACTTcctattaatttaattagtacAACTAATCAACAGAAAGTTTCTCAAGTTCCaattaaacaacaaattccTCTTAAATTAGCTTCTAGACTTAGTACAGGTAGCACTAGCTCTTCAGCATCTTCCATTGGACCACAACAGATGTTACCTTTAAAATTAAGTCAAGAGGAAAAAGTTAGAAGAACTAGTTCTGGTTATCAAAGATTAGGTTCTGATAGTTTTAGTCCTACTTCAGGAGAAACT ACTCCAACAACAATTTATTCACATAGTAGGACCGGTTCAAGTCCAGCTATGATGCAAGCTTCGCCCCCCGGATCTCAAACATTACCAACGACAAGTTCTGTTCATAATACGAGTCCAAGCACGGGGGGCAGAGCATCCCGGACGCACACTTATCCGAAGATACCAGAAAAATTTAAGGTAAGGAGCGAGCAGCCGCCGCCCACGGATGAGGAGGTAATATATTTTTGA
- the LOC111422898 gene encoding rho guanine nucleotide exchange factor 18 isoform X4, producing the protein MLPVSFLQNVPDFLQIHRSLFYKSYRKSTNIFRDECGQSGGEPDSDEDVITDYHLDMLPRPGPLPTISVTPHSPANKTYPVLEDSLQYVREIHETVQRMRDATVQSNPYQSHHTKDFASALNPLLAQVARLSASCPVLNEAVPELEVLGGSLGSSPLHQLPSRKGSGTQDFLCQPDPQRRRSWTALEDLTGAKDKIKPGRQRSISLSSMESEADESSLIDNVDGRARLLGTDPVIVGRRARTERNGGASTHSLNEADLQNDFNKIKAKREAEQLRLLPARLPLQKSVSTPSIIAVRDLAPEPTLSGAQPTLPIFVSRGRPSGTESETEEEGSRIGRVRYDGHPIAHLHHVDYNHSEKRRKRGSLFFRKKKDKSKKLISHQWVSGCYSSSNNCDWCSKPLSNKPALYCENCNTTVHQNTCKDNIVDCNKPKNSKNAPKMTSFGVQLPNSKQIIAKRGSGSLPTSQTSSNSQILSDEKETDHGHHDTTVFADDVPLIQLEFLSDTPLTAADLCTDYSLGLHESEPDSWTPHVGKEIAKKLKEKEVKRQEHIYEFILTEKHHCMTLLVMQKVFVEGLNKYFQLGANLERMFPRLNDLIEMHLALLSRLRHRQRESPIVSTIADILLEVFSDHHAYKLKSAYGEFCSRHRDAVELYKYYFHNDARFSQFVKHCQTNPLLKKKGIPECILFVTQRLTKYPLLIEPLIKTSKDNKEEQESLQKALGLVKEILIEVDSQVAEKEKEDRKIEIYNKIDAKSYTVHRGLKFKKSDILQGNRSLKFEGVAMLMQGRGKMQVVLVIVLSDVLFFLQENSQKYSFFTPDNKAGVVSLQKLLVREKAGQESRGIYLISSNPADPEMFELKVHKPKDKQIWISAIRAAVQSCPEDEEESIALSSEEKMLSAKQNQIKHLVDDESDIKGLLRQKDVEQALLLEEKMALQLRLLEIAGLEPPSPPSYRHLVSETADTSQMWKEVLTAVQEVSQLASSLYTTGTNLSRSVSSAGEHHSETYVSPILPKRAETFGGFDNPQAPIKLLGKKLNSSSGTPAGTPDLENLRPGDSKLFERLPYRNCVISTPPLTNGGVPSSDQHLAAPDIPALLSLGREQQYAAVQLSHYVYNLLCIISQLMTTNECLQAQISTMRGGGDSKYKHNQQLEELRNLQDKLTAEKAAWNAARDQEARELEEKKSELAKLQEQIRAEQSDIAQQREQLYRKMEILTSQGLLISPNVALPVASQVDDSSNQSSEESSPQSDSAFVTTTSSASSTTSHSTAERRKDSKWSKGSTSSSKSQLPINLISTTNQQKVSQVPIKQQIPLKLASRLSTGSTSSSASSIGPQQMLPLKLSQEEKVRRTSSGYQRLGSDSFSPTSGETTPTTIYSHSRTGSSPAMMQASPPGSQTLPTTSSVHNTSPSTGGRASRTHTYPKIPEKFKVRSEQPPPTDEEVIYF; encoded by the exons ATGCTTCCCGTATCTTTCCTTCAAAATGTACCGGATTTTCTCCAGATACATCGTTCACTATTTTACAAATCATACCGAAAATCCACTAACATATTCCGAG ATGAGTGCGGACAAAGTGGTGGAGAACCGGACAGTGACGAAGACGTCATCACGGATTACCACCTGGACATGTTGCCCAGGCCAGGACCACTTCCTACCATAAGCGTTACACCACATTCACCGGCAAACAAAACTTATCCGGTGCTGGAAGACAGTTTACAATATGTCAGGGAAATACATGAAACGGTTCAACGTATGCGAGATGCAACAGTACAga GCAATCCATATCAGTCTCATCACACAAAAGACTTTGCGAGCGCCTTAAATCCGCTACTGGCACAAGTTGCGAGATTGAGCGCGAGTTGTCCCGTTCTTAATGAAGCCGTTCCCGAATTGGAAGTGCTCGGGGGTTCTTTAGGATCGTCACCACTTCACCAGTTACCCAGTCGAAAGGGAAGCG GCACTCAAGACTTTTTATGTCAACCTGATCCTCAAAGAAGACGATCATGGACTGCTCTCGAAGATCTTACCGGAGCCAAAGACAAAATCAAACCTGGCAGGCAGCGGag TATATCATTGAGCAGTATGGAATCGGAAGCGGACGAATCTTCACTTATAGATAATGTGGATGGAAGAGCCCGTTTATTAGGAACTGATCCCGTTATTGTTGGTAGAAGAGCAAGAACTGAGCGAAATGGTGGAGCTAGTACACATTCATTAAATGAAGCAGATTTACaa AATgacttcaataaaattaaagcaaaacgTGAGGCTGAACAACTTAGATTGTTACCGGCTAGATTACCGCTGCAAAAATCTGTTTCAACACCATCAATCATCGCCGTTAGAGATTTGGCCCCGGAGCCAACACTCAGTGGAGCGCAACCTACACTTCCGAT CTTCGTGTCTAGGGGCCGTCCTAGCGGAACGGAGAGTGAAACGGAAGAAGAGGGCAGTAGGATCGGTCGCGTACGTTACGACGGCCACCCAATCGCGCATCTTCACCA tgtgGATTACAATCATTCTGAGAAGAGACGGAAACGTGGTAGTTTATTCTTTAGAAAAAAGAAG gataaaagcaaaaaattaatttcccaTCAGTGGGTGTCCGGATGCTACAGTTCTTCTAATAATTGTGATTGGTGCAGTAAACCACTAAGCAATAAACCTGCGCTTTATTGTGAAA ATTGTAACACAACCGTTCATCAAAATACTTGTAAGGACAATATAGTTGATTgcaataaaccaaaaaattccaag aATGCTCCTAAAATGACTAGTTTTGGTGTCCAATTGCCGaattcaaaacaaataattgccaaaagAGGTTCTGGATCACTTCCAACAAGCCAAACCAGCTCAAACAg CCAAATTCTTTCGGACGAAAAAGAAACCGATCATGGTCATCACGACACTACAGT ttttgcGGATGATGTTCCTTTAATACaattagaatttttatctGATACTCCATTGACTGCAGCAGATTTGTGCACTGATTATAGTTTAGGATTACACGAGAGCGAACCTGATTCTTGGACGCCACACGTCGGCAAAGAAATCGCTAAAAaacttaaagaaaaagaagttaaaagaCAAGAACatatttatgaatttattttgactGAAAAACATCACTGCATGACATTACTGGTGATGCAAAAAGTTTTCGTTGaaggtttaaataaatacttcCAATTAGGTGCAAATCTAGAACGTATGTTCCCGAgattaaacgatttaattgAGATGCATTTAGCGTTATTATCAAGATTACGTCATAGACAAAGAGAATCTCCAATAGTTTCAACCATAGCTGATATTTTACTTGAAGTTTTTTCTGATCACCATGcttataaactaaaatcaGCGTATGGAGAGTTTTGTAGTAGACATAGAGATGCTGTTGAGTtatacaaatattattttcataacgATGCGAGATTTTCACAATTTGTAAAACATTGTCAAACAAAtcctttgttaaaaaagaaggGAATCCCTGAATGTATATTATTTGTTACACAACGTTTAACAAAATACCCTTTATTAATCGAacctttaattaaaacaagtaAAGATAATAAAGAAGAACAAGAATCTTTACAAAAAGCTTTGGGTTTagttaaagaaattttgatcGAAGTTGATTCTCAAGTGGcggagaaagaaaaagaagacagaaaaattgaaatttataacaaaattgatGCAAAATCGTATACAGTTCatagaggtttgaaatttaaaaaatccgaTATTTTACAAGGAAACAGATCGTTAAAATTCGAAGGCGTTGCTATGTTAATGCAAGGAAGAGGAAAAATGCAAGTAGTTTTAGTAATTGTTCTTTCTGATGTTTTATTCTTCTTACAAGAGAATTCACAAAAGTATAGTTTTTTTACGCCCGATAACAAAGCTGGAGTAGtttctttacaaaaattattagtgCGTGAAAAAGCCGGACAAGAATCAAGAGGGATTTATTTGATTTCATCGAATCCTGCTGATCCAGAAATGTTTGAACTAAAAGTTCATAAACCTAAGGATAAACAAATTTGGATATCAGCTATAAg AGCTGCTGTTCAAAGTTGTCCAGAAGACGAAGAAGAATCAATCGCTTTGAGTTCTGAGGAGAAAATGTTGAGCGccaaacaaaatcaaattaaacatttaGTCG ATGACGAATCGgatattaaag GTTTATTAAGACAAAAAGACGTCGAACAAGCTCTCctattagaagaaaaaatggcTCTCCAACTTCGTCTTTTAGAAATTGCAGGATTAGAGCCCCCATCGCCACCATCTTATCGTCATTTAGTTAGCGAGACTGCTGATACTAGTCAAATGTGGAAAGAAGTGCTGACAGCGGTTCAG gAAGTCAGTCAATTGGCTAGTAGCCTTTACACAACCGGtacaaatttatcaagaagTGTAAGTTCAGCGGGAGAACATCACAGTGAAACTTACGTTTCACCAATTCTTCCTAAAAGAGCCGAAACTTTCGGTGGTTTTGACAATCCTCAAGCACCCATTAAATTGTTagggaaaaaattaaattcttcaaGTGGAACTCCAGCTGGAACACCGGACTTGGAGAACCTGCGCCCAGGTGATAGTAAATTATTTGAACGTCTCCCCTACAGAAACTGTGTTATTTCAACTCCACCTTTAACAAACGGTGGTGTTCCTAGTTCAGATCAACATTTAGCAGCTCCCGATATTCCTGCATTGTTGTCATTAGGAAGAGAACAACAGTACGCCGCTGTTCAATTATCAcattatgtttataatttattatgtattatttcACAACTAATGACTACAAATGAATGTTTACAAGCTCAAATTTCCACAATGAGAGGTGGGGGTGATTCAAAATATAAACACAATCAACAATTGGAGGAGTTAAGAAATCTACAAGATAAATTAACAGCGGAAAAAGCAGCTTGGAACGCAGCTAGAGATCAAGAAGCAAGAGAATTAGAAGAGAAAAAAAGCGAATTAGCTAAGTTGCAAGAACAAATTCGTGCTGAACAATCGGATATAGCACAACAACGCGAACAACTCTATcgaaaaatggaaattttaacCAGTCAAGGTCTTTTAATTTCGCCAAACGTAGCTTTACCGGTTGCGAGTCAAGTTGATGATAGCAGCAATCAAAGTTCTGAAGAAAGTAGTCCTCAATCGGATAGCGCTTTTGTGACTACGACATCCAGCGCGAGTAGCACAACCTCTCATTCTACTGCAGAACGAAGAAAAGATAGTAAATGGTCAAAAGGATCGACCAGTTCATCAAAATCTCAACTTcctattaatttaattagtacAACTAATCAACAGAAAGTTTCTCAAGTTCCaattaaacaacaaattccTCTTAAATTAGCTTCTAGACTTAGTACAGGTAGCACTAGCTCTTCAGCATCTTCCATTGGACCACAACAGATGTTACCTTTAAAATTAAGTCAAGAGGAAAAAGTTAGAAGAACTAGTTCTGGTTATCAAAGATTAGGTTCTGATAGTTTTAGTCCTACTTCAGGAGAAACT ACTCCAACAACAATTTATTCACATAGTAGGACCGGTTCAAGTCCAGCTATGATGCAAGCTTCGCCCCCCGGATCTCAAACATTACCAACGACAAGTTCTGTTCATAATACGAGTCCAAGCACGGGGGGCAGAGCATCCCGGACGCACACTTATCCGAAGATACCAGAAAAATTTAAGGTAAGGAGCGAGCAGCCGCCGCCCACGGATGAGGAGGTAATATATTTTTGA